In Catalinimonas alkaloidigena, a single genomic region encodes these proteins:
- a CDS encoding glycoside hydrolase 43 family protein: MKYFVAVGLAAGMCSAAFAQKSAAPVSSVWVADQGATYKNPILYADYSDPDACRVGDDFYMTSSSFNAAPGLPILHSKDLVNWELIGHALPRQVPIAHFETPQHGNGVWAPAIRHHDGEFYIYYPDPDFGIYVTKAQNPAGPWSDPILVEGGKGLIDPCPLWDDDGQVYLVHAYAGSRAGIKSVIVVKKMNPEGTKTLDTGVLVYDGHETDPTIEGPKFYKRNGYYYIFAPAGGVPTGWQLVLRSKNIYGPYERKVVMEQGRTDINGPHQGAWVDTPTGEDWFLHFQDQGPYGRVVHLNPMQWKNDWPVIGVDKDGDGTGEPVHTYQKPNVGKTYPKVTPPESDEFNDARLGLQWQWHANPQPYWAFPNPAKGVLRMYTMPVPDSVPNLWNVPNQLFQKFPAGVFQATTKLTFTHNPKLQNEEAGLVVMGYDYANLTVKSQEDGLHLMHGVAMDAEKGAPEKETEITRLKDPTVYLRVTVTPGAKCQFSYSTNGKRFTPVGDVFEASEGRWVGAKVGLMCTRQAQTNDAGYADFDWFRIEPVK; the protein is encoded by the coding sequence ATGAAGTATTTCGTAGCCGTCGGACTGGCGGCAGGTATGTGTAGCGCAGCGTTCGCGCAAAAAAGCGCCGCCCCCGTTTCCAGCGTGTGGGTGGCCGACCAAGGTGCCACGTACAAAAATCCGATTCTCTACGCCGACTATTCCGACCCCGATGCCTGCCGTGTGGGCGACGATTTTTACATGACGTCGTCGAGTTTCAACGCTGCACCCGGTTTGCCCATTCTGCACTCAAAAGACTTGGTGAACTGGGAACTGATCGGCCATGCGTTGCCCCGTCAGGTACCGATTGCGCATTTTGAGACGCCCCAGCACGGCAATGGCGTATGGGCTCCTGCCATTCGGCACCACGACGGCGAATTCTACATCTACTACCCCGATCCTGACTTCGGGATTTACGTGACGAAAGCGCAAAATCCGGCCGGACCCTGGTCTGACCCGATTCTGGTGGAAGGGGGCAAAGGGCTGATCGATCCGTGTCCCCTGTGGGACGACGACGGGCAGGTCTACCTCGTCCATGCCTATGCCGGGAGCCGGGCGGGCATCAAAAGCGTGATCGTGGTGAAGAAGATGAACCCGGAGGGGACCAAAACGCTCGACACCGGCGTGCTGGTTTACGACGGGCACGAAACAGACCCGACCATCGAAGGCCCGAAGTTTTACAAACGCAACGGCTACTACTACATTTTTGCGCCGGCCGGGGGTGTTCCCACGGGCTGGCAATTGGTCTTGCGCTCTAAAAATATTTACGGACCGTATGAACGCAAAGTAGTGATGGAACAGGGCCGGACGGACATCAACGGACCTCACCAGGGGGCGTGGGTCGACACCCCGACCGGCGAAGACTGGTTTCTGCATTTCCAGGACCAGGGACCGTACGGGCGGGTGGTGCACCTCAATCCCATGCAGTGGAAAAACGACTGGCCCGTGATTGGGGTGGACAAAGACGGCGACGGGACGGGAGAGCCGGTCCATACGTACCAGAAACCTAATGTTGGCAAAACCTACCCGAAGGTGACGCCGCCGGAATCGGACGAGTTCAACGACGCGCGGCTGGGCCTCCAGTGGCAATGGCACGCCAATCCGCAACCGTACTGGGCTTTTCCGAACCCCGCGAAGGGCGTGTTGCGCATGTACACGATGCCGGTGCCCGATAGCGTACCCAACCTGTGGAATGTGCCCAACCAATTGTTCCAGAAATTTCCGGCCGGTGTGTTTCAGGCCACCACAAAACTGACGTTTACCCACAATCCGAAACTGCAAAACGAAGAGGCCGGGTTGGTGGTGATGGGCTACGACTACGCTAACCTGACGGTCAAAAGCCAAGAAGACGGTCTGCATCTGATGCACGGCGTAGCGATGGATGCGGAAAAAGGGGCGCCCGAAAAAGAGACGGAAATCACCCGGCTGAAAGATCCGACCGTTTACCTCCGCGTCACGGTGACCCCCGGTGCGAAGTGCCAGTTCAGTTACAGCACCAACGGCAAAAGATTTACGCCGGTCGGCGATGTGTTCGAGGCGAGCGAAGGCCGTTGGGTCGGCGCGAAAGTGGGGCTGATGTGTACCCGCCAGGCGCAGACCAACGATGCCGGCTACGCCGATTTCGACTGGTTCCGCATCGAGCCGGTTAAGTAG
- a CDS encoding DUF5123 domain-containing protein has protein sequence MIKHKLFTHRNGYLWLCLSLLLLGACKPEEEELGPVRLFRPTLKEPLMSQGNWVQATWQQVKEASSYTAEISKDTFQTVAATVEIDTNLVTFEGLEWETLYQVRVRANSSNPEFNSKMAELGEIKTPRFPTIWIPPTKFDVTDRAIIVRWKTEGAPVTAIRVLLGADSSLVKQVEVTDDDRAAAMKLIDGLQPSTNYLVYLMSGEAERGWGNYVTKESLGAADMIIDLTDIDDPNALEDTLDAVPDGSVIVLKKGVPYTLSSYRFGKSLTIASEIDFSPELATIEVGSLAFEEGTEIESLTLRGIRFTGEFSSHYVFNIDKATTVGTIKIESCEIHSLRGVARIKTSAVQIDSFLINNCVIDSISGYGLVNMDNDDAHVENIKISNSTISQAEQFIRSKTSTNSIVIENCTLFEVTKTGSTMFDYRGSDGANNVNQVKIYNTIIGPGWDSGGAESVAIKGRNGNLNGIDVSNSFITSDFELSDPATEIPGLSAHGRPADELWADPLNGDFTIVDNSFNSVAGDPRWNP, from the coding sequence ATGATCAAACATAAGCTATTTACCCACCGTAACGGCTACCTCTGGCTATGCCTGAGCCTACTCTTGCTGGGGGCGTGTAAACCTGAAGAAGAAGAACTGGGGCCGGTGCGGTTGTTTCGCCCCACCCTCAAAGAGCCTTTGATGTCGCAGGGCAACTGGGTGCAGGCCACGTGGCAGCAGGTCAAGGAAGCCAGCTCGTACACGGCCGAAATCAGTAAAGACACGTTCCAGACCGTTGCCGCCACGGTAGAAATCGACACCAACCTGGTCACGTTCGAAGGGCTGGAATGGGAGACCCTCTACCAGGTGCGGGTGCGGGCCAACTCGAGCAATCCGGAATTTAATTCCAAAATGGCCGAACTGGGCGAGATCAAAACGCCCCGGTTCCCGACCATCTGGATTCCGCCGACGAAGTTCGACGTGACCGACCGGGCTATCATTGTACGATGGAAAACCGAAGGCGCACCCGTGACGGCCATTCGGGTCTTGCTGGGAGCCGATTCGTCGCTGGTAAAACAGGTGGAAGTAACGGACGACGACCGCGCCGCCGCCATGAAGCTCATCGACGGGCTGCAACCGTCTACCAACTACTTGGTGTACCTGATGAGCGGTGAGGCCGAGCGCGGCTGGGGCAACTACGTAACGAAAGAATCGCTCGGCGCGGCCGATATGATCATCGACCTGACCGACATCGACGATCCGAATGCCCTGGAAGATACGCTCGATGCGGTGCCGGACGGTAGCGTAATTGTGCTGAAGAAGGGCGTGCCTTACACGCTGTCGTCGTACCGGTTCGGCAAATCGCTGACCATTGCTAGTGAGATTGACTTCAGCCCCGAGCTGGCCACCATCGAGGTGGGGAGCCTGGCGTTCGAAGAAGGCACTGAAATAGAATCGCTGACGCTGCGAGGCATTCGTTTTACGGGCGAATTTTCGTCTCACTACGTATTTAACATCGACAAGGCCACCACCGTCGGTACCATCAAAATCGAATCGTGCGAAATCCACAGCCTGCGTGGGGTGGCCCGGATCAAGACGAGCGCCGTACAGATCGATTCGTTTCTGATCAACAACTGCGTGATCGACAGCATCAGCGGCTACGGCCTTGTCAACATGGACAACGACGACGCCCACGTAGAAAACATCAAGATTTCGAACTCGACCATTTCGCAGGCGGAGCAGTTTATCCGCAGCAAAACCAGCACCAATTCGATTGTGATCGAAAACTGTACGTTGTTCGAAGTGACCAAGACCGGCTCGACCATGTTCGATTACCGGGGCAGCGACGGCGCGAACAACGTCAATCAGGTCAAAATCTACAACACGATCATCGGGCCGGGCTGGGATAGCGGCGGTGCCGAAAGCGTGGCGATCAAAGGCCGCAACGGCAACCTGAACGGCATCGACGTTTCCAACTCGTTCATCACGTCCGACTTCGAACTGTCCGACCCGGCGACCGAAATTCCTGGTTTGTCGGCCCACGGACGCCCCGCCGACGAGCTATGGGCCGATCCGCTCAACGGCGACTTCACCATCGTCGACAACAGTTTTAACAGCGTAGCGGGCGACCCGCGCTGGAATCCCTAG
- a CDS encoding polysaccharide lyase family 1 protein, which translates to MSCKSGPTGSTPGPDPEPEKPTPVEEAALAFPGAEGFGRNATGGRGGKVLYVTKLTDDGSPGTLRYAINQAGPRYILFQVSGTISLRSRLDIKNGDVTIAGQTAPGDGICLKDYPVTISTDNVIIRYLRFRMGDEAQQEADALGGRFHHDIIIDHCSMSWSTDECVSFYANENTTVQWCLIAESLRNSVHDKGAHGYGGIWGGRKASFHHNLLAHHDSRNPRLGEEAGKAFALTDLVDLRNNVFYNWGNNSTYGGEAMNVNIVNCYYKPGPATKKRQRIISIDKNTNEGTDVYDTWGKYYIAGNVMEGSPDVTADNWTYGVFNQFHSKYGTVSDEEKAAIRQAEPHPINDNVTTHTAAEAYDNVLAYSGASLHRDTVDARVVREVQTGLFTFSGSNGSSNGIIDTQSDVGGWPELRSAEPPLDTSGDGMPDAWKTEKKLDPAQDNANGHDLSTGYENVEVYFNSLVHEITERQVQ; encoded by the coding sequence TTGAGTTGCAAATCCGGACCGACCGGGTCTACACCCGGGCCTGATCCGGAACCTGAAAAGCCCACTCCTGTCGAAGAAGCGGCGCTCGCCTTTCCCGGGGCAGAGGGCTTCGGCCGCAACGCTACGGGCGGGCGGGGCGGCAAGGTGCTCTACGTTACCAAACTGACCGACGACGGTTCGCCGGGCACACTGCGCTACGCCATTAACCAGGCCGGTCCGCGCTACATTTTGTTTCAGGTATCCGGCACCATTTCCCTGCGGTCGCGCCTCGACATCAAAAATGGCGACGTCACAATTGCGGGACAAACGGCGCCGGGCGATGGCATTTGCCTGAAAGACTACCCCGTCACCATCAGCACCGACAATGTCATCATCCGGTACCTGCGTTTCCGGATGGGCGACGAAGCGCAACAGGAAGCCGACGCCCTGGGCGGGCGTTTTCACCACGACATCATCATCGACCATTGTTCCATGAGCTGGTCAACCGACGAGTGTGTCTCGTTTTATGCCAACGAAAATACGACGGTGCAGTGGTGTCTGATTGCCGAGAGCCTGCGCAATTCGGTGCACGACAAAGGCGCGCACGGCTACGGCGGCATCTGGGGCGGGCGAAAAGCCTCGTTTCACCACAACCTGCTGGCGCACCACGACAGTCGTAATCCGCGTCTGGGCGAAGAGGCCGGCAAAGCCTTTGCATTGACCGATCTGGTCGATCTGCGCAACAACGTATTCTACAACTGGGGCAACAACAGCACGTACGGCGGCGAAGCCATGAACGTCAACATCGTCAACTGTTATTACAAGCCCGGCCCGGCCACCAAAAAGCGGCAACGGATCATCTCGATCGATAAAAATACCAACGAAGGCACCGACGTCTACGATACCTGGGGCAAGTACTACATCGCCGGGAACGTGATGGAAGGAAGCCCCGACGTAACAGCCGACAATTGGACCTACGGCGTGTTCAACCAGTTTCACAGCAAGTACGGTACTGTATCGGACGAAGAAAAGGCCGCCATCCGGCAGGCGGAGCCGCATCCGATCAACGACAACGTCACGACACACACGGCCGCCGAAGCATACGACAACGTGCTGGCGTACAGCGGGGCCTCCCTGCACCGCGACACGGTAGACGCCCGTGTGGTACGGGAAGTCCAGACCGGATTGTTCACTTTTTCTGGCTCAAACGGCAGTAGCAACGGCATCATCGATACGCAAAGCGACGTAGGAGGATGGCCCGAACTGCGTTCGGCCGAGCCGCCGCTGGATACGTCGGGCGATGGCATGCCCGATGCCTGGAAAACCGAAAAGAAACTGGACCCCGCTCAGGATAATGCCAACGGCCACGACCTGAGCACAGGCTACGAGAACGTAGAAGTCTATTTTAATAGCCTGGTGCATGAAATCACCGAACGCCAGGTCCAGTAA
- a CDS encoding RagB/SusD family nutrient uptake outer membrane protein, translated as MKYKFPLLLTVVALLTVACKEDFLDTDSPSAFTEDYIFSQETDAAKALYGVYAMFNQDAFTSRVSNNFTGNTDIECGSVGSAPDNSRRDIWSFEASDANADLLRVWDNAYVAINRANEVIEGIQNSPIYDDPNHPMMKQYLGEALTLRAIWYYLLMNHWGDVPFKTTPTKAGDNFYLPRSPRDSCLTVLIQDLVDIEADMMWADQLPYGIEQINREFVLGMIARLSLMRGGYWLTPDMQMVRQPDYLDYYTLARDYAKKLVDLKPHTLNPDFLQIFKNECEFIKPLNEDVLWEVPFYPGSGDVAWNNGIRVDAGTHPYGSGSNYLSFPLTYVYSFDTLDQRFDATCAFYYYEDNLVQNPQSYSSVGPGKWNRLWLPYQPGASSAKGTGINWPMMRYTDVLLMMAEAENELNGPTELAKGALRQVRQRAFDQSVWGTKVDAYISEHGDKESFFRAIVDERAWEFGGECLRKYDLARWNLYGEKVAQTRNDLIQMGKDAYAGVGKWAAYPHYLYYKLQEPMQPMLILNKFRQPETEPALEDSPNVGDNPDGWMRQSWLLGLYNTSTGEPSDYVMRQWRGYTDNTGQMPVRYILPLHSSTISSSQGVLQNNGYNYGE; from the coding sequence ATGAAATATAAATTTCCTCTTCTTCTGACCGTCGTCGCGCTACTGACCGTGGCGTGTAAAGAAGACTTCCTGGATACCGACTCGCCCTCGGCGTTCACGGAAGACTACATTTTCTCGCAGGAGACCGATGCTGCCAAGGCGCTGTATGGCGTATACGCCATGTTCAACCAGGACGCCTTCACGTCGCGGGTATCGAACAACTTCACGGGCAATACCGACATCGAGTGTGGCAGCGTGGGGTCGGCTCCCGACAACTCGCGGCGCGACATCTGGTCGTTCGAGGCTTCTGACGCCAATGCCGACCTGTTGCGGGTGTGGGACAACGCCTACGTGGCCATCAACCGCGCCAACGAAGTGATCGAGGGCATTCAGAACAGCCCCATCTACGACGACCCCAACCATCCGATGATGAAGCAGTACCTGGGCGAAGCGCTCACGCTGCGCGCCATCTGGTATTATCTGCTGATGAACCACTGGGGCGATGTGCCCTTCAAAACCACACCGACCAAAGCGGGCGATAACTTTTACCTGCCCCGCTCGCCGCGCGATTCCTGCCTGACGGTGCTGATCCAGGATCTGGTGGATATTGAGGCCGACATGATGTGGGCCGATCAGTTGCCCTACGGCATCGAGCAGATCAACCGCGAATTCGTACTGGGCATGATTGCACGGCTGTCGCTGATGCGCGGGGGCTACTGGCTGACGCCCGACATGCAGATGGTGCGGCAGCCCGACTACCTCGATTACTATACGCTCGCCCGCGATTATGCGAAGAAACTGGTGGACCTGAAGCCCCATACGCTCAACCCCGATTTCCTGCAGATCTTCAAAAACGAGTGTGAGTTCATCAAACCGCTGAACGAAGACGTGTTGTGGGAAGTACCGTTTTATCCCGGCTCGGGCGATGTGGCCTGGAACAACGGTATCCGGGTCGATGCCGGGACGCACCCTTACGGTTCCGGCTCCAACTACCTGAGCTTTCCGCTGACCTACGTGTACTCGTTCGATACCCTCGACCAGCGTTTCGACGCCACGTGTGCCTTCTATTACTACGAGGACAACCTGGTGCAGAATCCGCAGAGCTACAGCTCCGTAGGGCCGGGGAAATGGAACCGCCTGTGGTTGCCCTATCAGCCGGGGGCTTCGTCTGCCAAAGGCACGGGCATCAACTGGCCGATGATGCGTTACACGGACGTGTTGCTGATGATGGCCGAAGCCGAAAACGAACTGAACGGCCCCACCGAACTGGCGAAGGGTGCTCTGCGGCAGGTACGCCAGCGCGCCTTTGACCAATCGGTGTGGGGCACGAAAGTGGACGCTTACATCAGCGAACACGGCGATAAAGAATCGTTCTTCCGGGCCATCGTCGACGAGCGCGCCTGGGAATTTGGGGGAGAATGCCTGCGGAAATACGACCTGGCCCGCTGGAACCTGTACGGCGAGAAAGTGGCTCAAACCCGCAACGACCTGATTCAAATGGGCAAAGACGCCTACGCCGGCGTTGGCAAGTGGGCCGCCTACCCGCATTACCTCTACTACAAACTGCAGGAGCCGATGCAACCGATGCTGATCCTGAATAAATTCCGGCAGCCCGAAACGGAACCCGCGCTCGAAGATTCGCCGAACGTGGGCGACAATCCGGACGGCTGGATGCGTCAGAGCTGGTTGCTGGGACTTTACAATACATCGACCGGCGAGCCTTCCGACTACGTGATGCGCCAGTGGCGCGGCTACACGGACAACACAGGCCAAATGCCGGTGCGCTACATTTTGCCGCTCCACAGCTCCACCATCAGCAGCAGCCAGGGCGTGCTACAGAACAATGGCTATAACTATGGCGAGTAA
- a CDS encoding acyltransferase family protein has translation MHPNAETSTTLEVPQAPKSSKRKFLRHVHYFRGFAILNIAFIHIWFFPEKYKDTPDVVFLSHFREVIFHASTIYFLFISGFLFAYLSSNFDTWKYYKSKFLNVLLPYILITTGLFLASNLSLIKQAALGELGQGWAEAILTGSIQVQYWYIPFIALVFLISPLLLKIPDRIFNALTLICSFLPLFGTRTAVEVSFELYMYFMPVYLWGMYAARNYDAFVRVIQQYKYGIALVAVVLSGVLFWLRLYPSQPDGVLEALYYVQKMAFTFLIFVFLMRYEHVEVKLLDQFAVYSFSIFFLHTIVDVYFIKKQIYEVIMTLPLYLIAPISLLYTALICLITLWVSMLIKKVLGKYSRYLIGS, from the coding sequence ATGCATCCAAACGCAGAAACGTCTACGACACTCGAGGTGCCTCAGGCTCCTAAGTCTTCTAAAAGGAAGTTTTTACGGCACGTCCACTATTTCCGCGGCTTTGCCATCCTCAACATTGCGTTCATTCACATCTGGTTTTTCCCGGAGAAGTACAAAGACACGCCCGACGTAGTGTTTCTCAGCCATTTCAGAGAGGTGATTTTCCACGCTTCGACCATCTATTTCCTGTTTATCTCCGGATTTCTGTTTGCCTATCTCTCCTCCAATTTCGATACCTGGAAGTACTACAAAAGCAAGTTCCTCAACGTGCTTTTGCCGTATATACTGATCACGACCGGGCTGTTTCTGGCCAGCAATCTTTCGCTGATCAAGCAAGCGGCCCTGGGTGAATTGGGCCAGGGTTGGGCGGAGGCGATTCTGACCGGGAGCATACAGGTGCAGTACTGGTACATTCCGTTCATTGCGCTGGTGTTCCTCATCAGCCCCCTGCTGCTCAAAATTCCCGATCGGATTTTCAATGCCCTGACGCTAATCTGTAGCTTCCTACCGCTGTTCGGTACGCGCACGGCCGTTGAAGTGAGCTTCGAGCTCTACATGTATTTTATGCCGGTTTACCTGTGGGGCATGTACGCCGCCAGAAACTACGACGCATTCGTGCGGGTCATTCAACAGTACAAATACGGGATTGCGCTGGTGGCGGTCGTTTTGTCGGGTGTGCTTTTCTGGTTGCGGTTGTACCCCAGCCAGCCCGACGGCGTGCTTGAAGCACTGTATTACGTACAGAAAATGGCGTTTACATTCCTGATTTTCGTATTCCTGATGCGGTACGAACACGTGGAAGTCAAATTGCTCGACCAGTTTGCGGTGTACAGTTTCTCCATCTTCTTTCTGCACACCATCGTGGACGTGTACTTCATCAAAAAACAGATTTACGAGGTGATCATGACGCTGCCGCTTTACCTGATTGCCCCGATTTCGCTGCTCTATACGGCCCTGATTTGCCTGATTACCCTTTGGGTCAGCATGTTGATTAAAAAAGTACTCGGCAAGTATTCGCGCTACCTGATCGGCTCCTGA
- a CDS encoding rhamnogalacturonan acetylesterase has product MRFRALLLLLGLMSFTVLKKQPTQVFLVGDSTMADYTTYDEDYQKKRYPLMGWGQVFQHFMSADSLGKVRNLIKTDSVLVRDVARGGRSTRTFFEEGRWRNVYESLRKGDLVLIQFGHNDAAKEKTERYVNEAGYKEYLRLFVRQTREKGARPILLTPVARNYPWENGHLANVHGDYPQAMKEVAQELQVDLIDLNQLSMDAFSDRGKEYVTDHYFMNLPANTYEAYPDGQSDNTHFQPEGAEAVAQLVFQGLQRL; this is encoded by the coding sequence ATGCGTTTTCGTGCTCTCCTGCTGCTTTTGGGCCTGATGTCGTTTACCGTGCTCAAGAAACAACCGACGCAGGTGTTTCTGGTCGGCGACTCGACCATGGCCGACTATACGACTTACGACGAAGATTATCAGAAGAAACGCTACCCGCTGATGGGATGGGGGCAGGTGTTCCAGCATTTTATGAGTGCCGATAGCCTTGGCAAAGTGCGGAATCTGATCAAGACCGACAGCGTGTTGGTGCGCGATGTCGCGCGCGGCGGCCGCAGCACCCGCACTTTTTTTGAGGAAGGGCGCTGGCGGAACGTGTACGAATCGCTGCGGAAGGGCGATCTGGTACTGATCCAGTTCGGGCACAACGATGCCGCCAAGGAGAAAACGGAGCGGTACGTCAACGAAGCGGGATACAAAGAATACCTCCGGTTGTTTGTCCGCCAGACCCGCGAAAAAGGAGCGCGTCCTATTCTGCTGACGCCCGTGGCACGGAACTACCCTTGGGAGAACGGACACCTGGCCAACGTTCACGGCGACTATCCGCAGGCGATGAAGGAAGTGGCGCAGGAACTGCAAGTCGACCTGATCGACCTGAACCAGCTATCGATGGATGCGTTCTCGGACCGGGGGAAGGAGTACGTGACGGACCATTATTTTATGAATCTGCCCGCCAACACCTACGAGGCCTATCCCGACGGGCAAAGCGACAATACCCACTTTCAGCCCGAAGGGGCCGAAGCGGTCGCGCAACTGGTCTTTCAGGGACTGCAAAGGTTATAA
- a CDS encoding pectate lyase, translated as MNWIFRLSLVVVTLGSTVEMHAQPLAFPGAEGFGAHATGGRGGTVYVVENLNDEGPGSLREAVRKHGPRIIVFAVSGTIALKSSLDINNGDLTIAGQSAPGDGICLKDYPVNVKADNVILRYLRVRMGDETKQEADALGGRKQDRVMIDHCSISWSTDECASFYWNKNFTMQWCIISESLNESVHHKGDHGYGGIWGGEGATFHHNLLAHHTSRNPRFSGSSSTPNTDKELVDFRNNVIYNWGGNSIYGGEKGHYNVVNNYYKPGPATEKSKRERIIAPWEPYGQYYIHGNYMVGSEAISAHNWEGGVQADNPAAARHPEPFPAPALEDAQDAVTAYEAVLKKAGASRVRDAVDQRIVREVRDGTATFGTGIIDSQAQVGGWPELKSTDPPADQDRDGMPDRWEKKHRLDPRDSADGAQHTLNPLYTNVEVYLNELAERPL; from the coding sequence ATGAACTGGATTTTTCGCCTGAGCCTGGTGGTCGTGACCCTGGGAAGCACCGTGGAAATGCACGCACAACCGCTGGCGTTTCCGGGGGCAGAAGGCTTCGGTGCGCATGCTACCGGCGGGCGGGGCGGAACGGTCTATGTCGTGGAGAACCTAAACGACGAAGGGCCGGGCAGCCTGCGCGAGGCGGTGCGTAAACACGGGCCACGCATCATCGTCTTTGCCGTGTCGGGCACCATTGCCCTGAAATCATCGCTGGACATCAACAACGGTGATCTGACCATCGCCGGGCAGTCGGCACCGGGCGACGGCATTTGCCTGAAAGATTATCCGGTCAACGTCAAGGCCGACAACGTCATCCTCCGGTACCTCCGGGTGCGCATGGGCGACGAAACCAAGCAAGAGGCCGACGCTCTGGGCGGACGGAAGCAGGACCGCGTGATGATCGACCATTGTTCCATCAGTTGGTCGACCGACGAATGTGCGTCGTTCTACTGGAACAAGAACTTCACGATGCAGTGGTGCATCATCTCCGAAAGTCTCAATGAATCGGTGCATCACAAAGGTGACCACGGGTACGGGGGCATCTGGGGCGGCGAAGGCGCCACGTTCCACCACAATCTGCTGGCGCACCACACCAGCCGTAATCCCCGCTTCAGCGGCTCGTCCTCTACGCCTAACACCGATAAAGAACTGGTCGACTTCCGCAACAACGTGATTTACAACTGGGGCGGAAACAGCATCTACGGCGGCGAAAAAGGGCACTACAACGTGGTCAATAACTATTACAAGCCCGGACCGGCCACCGAAAAATCGAAGCGCGAGCGCATCATCGCCCCGTGGGAACCCTACGGACAGTACTACATCCACGGCAATTACATGGTCGGCAGCGAAGCCATCTCGGCCCACAACTGGGAGGGGGGCGTACAGGCCGACAATCCGGCCGCAGCGCGTCACCCGGAACCCTTTCCGGCCCCGGCGTTGGAAGATGCGCAGGATGCCGTCACGGCCTACGAAGCGGTGCTCAAAAAGGCGGGCGCCAGCCGCGTGCGCGATGCGGTCGACCAGCGCATTGTCCGGGAAGTGCGTGACGGAACAGCCACGTTTGGCACGGGCATTATCGACTCACAGGCGCAGGTGGGCGGGTGGCCCGAACTGAAGTCGACCGATCCTCCGGCCGATCAGGATCGCGACGGCATGCCCGACCGCTGGGAGAAGAAGCACCGGCTCGATCCTCGCGACAGCGCCGATGGTGCGCAGCACACGCTGAACCCCCTGTACACCAACGTGGAAGTATATCTAAACGAATTGGCCGAGCGGCCATTATAA